In a single window of the Balaenoptera acutorostrata chromosome 3, mBalAcu1.1, whole genome shotgun sequence genome:
- the AP1G2 gene encoding AP-1 complex subunit gamma-like 2 isoform X5, whose amino-acid sequence MRATRSCLRRCSPSWTSALQRACGYVALTSLLRLVQSDHSAVQRHRPTVVECLREPDGSLSRRALELSLALVNSSNVRAMTQELQGFLESCPPDLQADCASGILLAAERFAPTKRWHIDTTLRVLMTAGTHVRDDAVANLTQLIGGAQELHAYSVRRLYSALAEDISQQPLVQVAAWCIGEYGDLLLEGSCEETEPLQVEEEEVLALLERVLQSHMSLPATRGYALTALMKLSTRLRGDNNRIRQVVSVYGSCLDVELQQRAVEYNTLFRKYDHMRAAILEKIPLVERGGSQADEEAKESKETAQLSEAAPVPTEPQASKLLDLLDLLDGPSGDAQHPPPLDPTPGGALIHLLNLPCAPPPPAPIPNLKVFEREGLQLNLSFVRPPGTRTLLLITVTATNTSGGDVTHFICQAAVPKSFQLQLQAPSGDTVPAQGGLPTTQLLRILNPKKAPLRLKLRLTYNHFGQSVQEIFEVNNLPVETWQ is encoded by the exons ATGCGGGCAACGCGGTCCTGTTTGAGACGGTGCTCACCATCATGGACATCCGCTCTGCAGCGGGCCTGCGG GTACGTAGCTCTGACGTCCTTGCTGAGGCTGGTGCAGTCTGATCACAGCGCTGTGCAGCGGCACCGGCCCACCGTGGTGGAATGTCTGCGGGAACCTGATGGCTCCCTCAGCCG GCGGGCCCTGGAACTGAGCCTGGCTCTGGTGAATAGCTCCAACGTGCGAGCCATGACACAGGAGCTGCAGGGTTTTCTGGAGTCCTGCCCCCCTGATCTACAGGCCGACTGTGCCTCAGGCATCCTGCTGGCAGCAGAGAG GTTTGCCCCAACCAAGCGGTGGCACATAGACACCACCCTACGTGTGCTGATGACG GCAGGCACGCATGTGCGTGATGACGCAGTGGCCAACCTGACCCAGCTGATTGGGGGTGCCCAGGAGCTCCATGCCTACTCTGTGCGCCGTCTCTACAGCGCCCTGGCTGAGGACATCTCCCAG CAACCGCTGGTGCAGGTGGCAGCCTGGTGCATCGGGGAATATGGGGACCTCCtgctggaagggagctgtgaggaaactgagcccctgCAG gtggaggaagaggaggtgttGGCACTGCTGGAAAGGGTGCTGCAGTCCCATATGTCCCTGCCGGCCACCCGAGGATATGCCCTCACAGCCCTCATGAAGCTCAGCACCCGGCTCCGTGGGGACAACAA CCGCATCCGCCAGGTTGTGTCTGTCTACGGGAGCTGCCTGGACGTGGAGTTGCAGCAGCGGGCGGTGGAGTATAACACCCTCTTCCGAAAGTACGACCACATGAG GGCTGCCATCCTGGAAAAGATACCTCTTGTGGAGCGAGGTGGCTCTCAGGCTGAtgaggaagcaaaggaaagcaaagaaacaGCCCAGCTTTCGGAAGCAGCCCCTGTCCCCACAGAACCCCAG GCCTCAAAGCTCTTGGATCTGTTAGATCTCCTGGATGGCCCTTCTGGGGATGCCCAGCACCCTCCCCCTCTGGATCCCACCCCAGGAGGCGCTTTGATACACCTCCTCAATCTTCCCTgtgctcccccaccccctg CTCCCATCCCAAATCTCAAAGTGTTTGAGCGTGAAGGACTACAGCTGAATCTTTCTTTCGTTCGACCCCCTGGAACCCGTACTTTGCTGTTAATCACTGTCACTGCCACCAACACCTCAGGGGGTGATGTCACCCACTTCATCTGCCAGGCCGCTGTGCCCAAG AGTTTCCAGCTGCAGCTACAGGCTCCCAGTGGGGACACAGTTCCAGCTCAGGGTGGCCTTCCGACGACCCAGCTCCTCAGAATCCTCAATCCTAAGAAG GCCCCCTTGCGGCTGAAGCTGCGCCTCACCTACAACCACTTTGGCCAGTCGGTGCAGGAAATCTTTGAGGTGAACAACTTGCCTGTGGAGACCTGGCAGTAA
- the AP1G2 gene encoding AP-1 complex subunit gamma-like 2 isoform X3, whose product MCRDLATEVEKLLLQPSAYVRKKAVLTAVHMIRKVPELSNIFLPPCAQLLHEHHHGVLLGTIMLITELCERSPAALKHFRKMVPQLVHILRTLVTTGYSTEHSISGVSDPFLQVQILRLLRILGRNHEESSETMNDLLAQVATNTDTSRNAGNAVLFETVLTIMDIRSAAGLRVLAVNILGRFLLNSDRNIRYVALTSLLRLVQSDHSAVQRHRPTVVECLREPDGSLSRRALELSLALVNSSNVRAMTQELQGFLESCPPDLQADCASGILLAAERFAPTKRWHIDTTLRVLMTAGTHVRDDAVANLTQLIGGAQELHAYSVRRLYSALAEDISQQPLVQVAAWCIGEYGDLLLEGSCEETEPLQVEEEEVLALLERVLQSHMSLPATRGYALTALMKLSTRLRGDNNRIRQVVSVYGSCLDVELQQRAVEYNTLFRKYDHMRAAILEKIPLVERGGSQADEEAKESKETAQLSEAAPVPTEPQASKLLDLLDLLDGPSGDAQHPPPLDPTPGGALIHLLNLPCAPPPPAPIPNLKVFEREGLQLNLSFVRPPGTRTLLLITVTATNTSGGDVTHFICQAAVPKSFQLQLQAPSGDTVPAQGGLPTTQLLRILNPKKAPLRLKLRLTYNHFGQSVQEIFEVNNLPVETWQ is encoded by the exons ATGTGCCGGGACTTGGCCACTGAGGTGGAGAAACTACTCCTGCAGCCTAGCGCCTATGTGCGCAAGAAG GCTGTTCTGACTGCAGTGCACATGATCCGGAAGGTCCCTGAGCTCTCCaacatcttcctcccaccctgtgCCCAACTGCTTCACGAACACCACCACG GCGTCCTGCTGGGCACCATCATGCTGATCACGGAACTCTGCGAACGAAGCCCTGCGGCCCTCAAGCACTTTCGAAAG ATGGTGCCCCAGCTGGTGCACATCCTCCGGACTCTGGTGACGACGGGATACTCCACAGAACACAGCATATCTGGAGTCAGCGACCCCTTCCTGCAG GTCCAGATACTTCGTCTGCTTCGGATTCTGGGCCGGAACCACGAGGAGAGCAGTGAGACCATGAATGACTTGCTGGCCCAG GTAGCCACGAACACAGACACCAGCCGAAATGCGGGCAACGCGGTCCTGTTTGAGACGGTGCTCACCATCATGGACATCCGCTCTGCAGCGGGCCTGCGG GTTCTAGCTGTCAACATTCTTGGCCGCTTCCTGCTCAACAGTGACAGGAACATTAG GTACGTAGCTCTGACGTCCTTGCTGAGGCTGGTGCAGTCTGATCACAGCGCTGTGCAGCGGCACCGGCCCACCGTGGTGGAATGTCTGCGGGAACCTGATGGCTCCCTCAGCCG GCGGGCCCTGGAACTGAGCCTGGCTCTGGTGAATAGCTCCAACGTGCGAGCCATGACACAGGAGCTGCAGGGTTTTCTGGAGTCCTGCCCCCCTGATCTACAGGCCGACTGTGCCTCAGGCATCCTGCTGGCAGCAGAGAG GTTTGCCCCAACCAAGCGGTGGCACATAGACACCACCCTACGTGTGCTGATGACG GCAGGCACGCATGTGCGTGATGACGCAGTGGCCAACCTGACCCAGCTGATTGGGGGTGCCCAGGAGCTCCATGCCTACTCTGTGCGCCGTCTCTACAGCGCCCTGGCTGAGGACATCTCCCAG CAACCGCTGGTGCAGGTGGCAGCCTGGTGCATCGGGGAATATGGGGACCTCCtgctggaagggagctgtgaggaaactgagcccctgCAG gtggaggaagaggaggtgttGGCACTGCTGGAAAGGGTGCTGCAGTCCCATATGTCCCTGCCGGCCACCCGAGGATATGCCCTCACAGCCCTCATGAAGCTCAGCACCCGGCTCCGTGGGGACAACAA CCGCATCCGCCAGGTTGTGTCTGTCTACGGGAGCTGCCTGGACGTGGAGTTGCAGCAGCGGGCGGTGGAGTATAACACCCTCTTCCGAAAGTACGACCACATGAG GGCTGCCATCCTGGAAAAGATACCTCTTGTGGAGCGAGGTGGCTCTCAGGCTGAtgaggaagcaaaggaaagcaaagaaacaGCCCAGCTTTCGGAAGCAGCCCCTGTCCCCACAGAACCCCAG GCCTCAAAGCTCTTGGATCTGTTAGATCTCCTGGATGGCCCTTCTGGGGATGCCCAGCACCCTCCCCCTCTGGATCCCACCCCAGGAGGCGCTTTGATACACCTCCTCAATCTTCCCTgtgctcccccaccccctg CTCCCATCCCAAATCTCAAAGTGTTTGAGCGTGAAGGACTACAGCTGAATCTTTCTTTCGTTCGACCCCCTGGAACCCGTACTTTGCTGTTAATCACTGTCACTGCCACCAACACCTCAGGGGGTGATGTCACCCACTTCATCTGCCAGGCCGCTGTGCCCAAG AGTTTCCAGCTGCAGCTACAGGCTCCCAGTGGGGACACAGTTCCAGCTCAGGGTGGCCTTCCGACGACCCAGCTCCTCAGAATCCTCAATCCTAAGAAG GCCCCCTTGCGGCTGAAGCTGCGCCTCACCTACAACCACTTTGGCCAGTCGGTGCAGGAAATCTTTGAGGTGAACAACTTGCCTGTGGAGACCTGGCAGTAA
- the AP1G2 gene encoding AP-1 complex subunit gamma-like 2 isoform X1: MVASSSSLKLQDLIQEIREAKTQAQEREVIQKECAHIRASFRDGDPLHRHRQLAKLLYVHMLGYPAHFGQMECLKLIASPRFTDKRVGYLGAMLLLDERQDAHLLITNSIKNDLSQGIQAVQGLALCTLSATGSAEMCRDLATEVEKLLLQPSAYVRKKAVLTAVHMIRKVPELSNIFLPPCAQLLHEHHHGVLLGTIMLITELCERSPAALKHFRKMVPQLVHILRTLVTTGYSTEHSISGVSDPFLQVQILRLLRILGRNHEESSETMNDLLAQVATNTDTSRNAGNAVLFETVLTIMDIRSAAGLRVLAVNILGRFLLNSDRNIRYVALTSLLRLVQSDHSAVQRHRPTVVECLREPDGSLSRRALELSLALVNSSNVRAMTQELQGFLESCPPDLQADCASGILLAAERFAPTKRWHIDTTLRVLMTAGTHVRDDAVANLTQLIGGAQELHAYSVRRLYSALAEDISQQPLVQVAAWCIGEYGDLLLEGSCEETEPLQVEEEEVLALLERVLQSHMSLPATRGYALTALMKLSTRLRGDNNRIRQVVSVYGSCLDVELQQRAVEYNTLFRKYDHMRAAILEKIPLVERGGSQADEEAKESKETAQLSEAAPVPTEPQASKLLDLLDLLDGPSGDAQHPPPLDPTPGGALIHLLNLPCAPPPPAPIPNLKVFEREGLQLNLSFVRPPGTRTLLLITVTATNTSGGDVTHFICQAAVPKSFQLQLQAPSGDTVPAQGGLPTTQLLRILNPKKAPLRLKLRLTYNHFGQSVQEIFEVNNLPVETWQ; this comes from the exons ATGGAGTGCCTGAAACTGATCGCCTCCCCCAGGTTCACAGACAAGAGGGTGGGCTACCTGGGGGCCATGCTTCTACTGGATGAGAGGCAAGATGCCCACCTGCTCATTACCAACAGCATCAAGAA TGACCTGAGCCAAGGGATTCAGGCTGTACAAGGCCTGGCCCTGTGCACTCTGAGTGCCACGGGCTCTGCTGAGATGTGCCGGGACTTGGCCACTGAGGTGGAGAAACTACTCCTGCAGCCTAGCGCCTATGTGCGCAAGAAG GCTGTTCTGACTGCAGTGCACATGATCCGGAAGGTCCCTGAGCTCTCCaacatcttcctcccaccctgtgCCCAACTGCTTCACGAACACCACCACG GCGTCCTGCTGGGCACCATCATGCTGATCACGGAACTCTGCGAACGAAGCCCTGCGGCCCTCAAGCACTTTCGAAAG ATGGTGCCCCAGCTGGTGCACATCCTCCGGACTCTGGTGACGACGGGATACTCCACAGAACACAGCATATCTGGAGTCAGCGACCCCTTCCTGCAG GTCCAGATACTTCGTCTGCTTCGGATTCTGGGCCGGAACCACGAGGAGAGCAGTGAGACCATGAATGACTTGCTGGCCCAG GTAGCCACGAACACAGACACCAGCCGAAATGCGGGCAACGCGGTCCTGTTTGAGACGGTGCTCACCATCATGGACATCCGCTCTGCAGCGGGCCTGCGG GTTCTAGCTGTCAACATTCTTGGCCGCTTCCTGCTCAACAGTGACAGGAACATTAG GTACGTAGCTCTGACGTCCTTGCTGAGGCTGGTGCAGTCTGATCACAGCGCTGTGCAGCGGCACCGGCCCACCGTGGTGGAATGTCTGCGGGAACCTGATGGCTCCCTCAGCCG GCGGGCCCTGGAACTGAGCCTGGCTCTGGTGAATAGCTCCAACGTGCGAGCCATGACACAGGAGCTGCAGGGTTTTCTGGAGTCCTGCCCCCCTGATCTACAGGCCGACTGTGCCTCAGGCATCCTGCTGGCAGCAGAGAG GTTTGCCCCAACCAAGCGGTGGCACATAGACACCACCCTACGTGTGCTGATGACG GCAGGCACGCATGTGCGTGATGACGCAGTGGCCAACCTGACCCAGCTGATTGGGGGTGCCCAGGAGCTCCATGCCTACTCTGTGCGCCGTCTCTACAGCGCCCTGGCTGAGGACATCTCCCAG CAACCGCTGGTGCAGGTGGCAGCCTGGTGCATCGGGGAATATGGGGACCTCCtgctggaagggagctgtgaggaaactgagcccctgCAG gtggaggaagaggaggtgttGGCACTGCTGGAAAGGGTGCTGCAGTCCCATATGTCCCTGCCGGCCACCCGAGGATATGCCCTCACAGCCCTCATGAAGCTCAGCACCCGGCTCCGTGGGGACAACAA CCGCATCCGCCAGGTTGTGTCTGTCTACGGGAGCTGCCTGGACGTGGAGTTGCAGCAGCGGGCGGTGGAGTATAACACCCTCTTCCGAAAGTACGACCACATGAG GGCTGCCATCCTGGAAAAGATACCTCTTGTGGAGCGAGGTGGCTCTCAGGCTGAtgaggaagcaaaggaaagcaaagaaacaGCCCAGCTTTCGGAAGCAGCCCCTGTCCCCACAGAACCCCAG GCCTCAAAGCTCTTGGATCTGTTAGATCTCCTGGATGGCCCTTCTGGGGATGCCCAGCACCCTCCCCCTCTGGATCCCACCCCAGGAGGCGCTTTGATACACCTCCTCAATCTTCCCTgtgctcccccaccccctg CTCCCATCCCAAATCTCAAAGTGTTTGAGCGTGAAGGACTACAGCTGAATCTTTCTTTCGTTCGACCCCCTGGAACCCGTACTTTGCTGTTAATCACTGTCACTGCCACCAACACCTCAGGGGGTGATGTCACCCACTTCATCTGCCAGGCCGCTGTGCCCAAG AGTTTCCAGCTGCAGCTACAGGCTCCCAGTGGGGACACAGTTCCAGCTCAGGGTGGCCTTCCGACGACCCAGCTCCTCAGAATCCTCAATCCTAAGAAG GCCCCCTTGCGGCTGAAGCTGCGCCTCACCTACAACCACTTTGGCCAGTCGGTGCAGGAAATCTTTGAGGTGAACAACTTGCCTGTGGAGACCTGGCAGTAA
- the AP1G2 gene encoding AP-1 complex subunit gamma-like 2 isoform X6, giving the protein MTQELQGFLESCPPDLQADCASGILLAAERFAPTKRWHIDTTLRVLMTAGTHVRDDAVANLTQLIGGAQELHAYSVRRLYSALAEDISQQPLVQVAAWCIGEYGDLLLEGSCEETEPLQVEEEEVLALLERVLQSHMSLPATRGYALTALMKLSTRLRGDNNRIRQVVSVYGSCLDVELQQRAVEYNTLFRKYDHMRAAILEKIPLVERGGSQADEEAKESKETAQLSEAAPVPTEPQASKLLDLLDLLDGPSGDAQHPPPLDPTPGGALIHLLNLPCAPPPPAPIPNLKVFEREGLQLNLSFVRPPGTRTLLLITVTATNTSGGDVTHFICQAAVPKSFQLQLQAPSGDTVPAQGGLPTTQLLRILNPKKAPLRLKLRLTYNHFGQSVQEIFEVNNLPVETWQ; this is encoded by the exons ATGACACAGGAGCTGCAGGGTTTTCTGGAGTCCTGCCCCCCTGATCTACAGGCCGACTGTGCCTCAGGCATCCTGCTGGCAGCAGAGAG GTTTGCCCCAACCAAGCGGTGGCACATAGACACCACCCTACGTGTGCTGATGACG GCAGGCACGCATGTGCGTGATGACGCAGTGGCCAACCTGACCCAGCTGATTGGGGGTGCCCAGGAGCTCCATGCCTACTCTGTGCGCCGTCTCTACAGCGCCCTGGCTGAGGACATCTCCCAG CAACCGCTGGTGCAGGTGGCAGCCTGGTGCATCGGGGAATATGGGGACCTCCtgctggaagggagctgtgaggaaactgagcccctgCAG gtggaggaagaggaggtgttGGCACTGCTGGAAAGGGTGCTGCAGTCCCATATGTCCCTGCCGGCCACCCGAGGATATGCCCTCACAGCCCTCATGAAGCTCAGCACCCGGCTCCGTGGGGACAACAA CCGCATCCGCCAGGTTGTGTCTGTCTACGGGAGCTGCCTGGACGTGGAGTTGCAGCAGCGGGCGGTGGAGTATAACACCCTCTTCCGAAAGTACGACCACATGAG GGCTGCCATCCTGGAAAAGATACCTCTTGTGGAGCGAGGTGGCTCTCAGGCTGAtgaggaagcaaaggaaagcaaagaaacaGCCCAGCTTTCGGAAGCAGCCCCTGTCCCCACAGAACCCCAG GCCTCAAAGCTCTTGGATCTGTTAGATCTCCTGGATGGCCCTTCTGGGGATGCCCAGCACCCTCCCCCTCTGGATCCCACCCCAGGAGGCGCTTTGATACACCTCCTCAATCTTCCCTgtgctcccccaccccctg CTCCCATCCCAAATCTCAAAGTGTTTGAGCGTGAAGGACTACAGCTGAATCTTTCTTTCGTTCGACCCCCTGGAACCCGTACTTTGCTGTTAATCACTGTCACTGCCACCAACACCTCAGGGGGTGATGTCACCCACTTCATCTGCCAGGCCGCTGTGCCCAAG AGTTTCCAGCTGCAGCTACAGGCTCCCAGTGGGGACACAGTTCCAGCTCAGGGTGGCCTTCCGACGACCCAGCTCCTCAGAATCCTCAATCCTAAGAAG GCCCCCTTGCGGCTGAAGCTGCGCCTCACCTACAACCACTTTGGCCAGTCGGTGCAGGAAATCTTTGAGGTGAACAACTTGCCTGTGGAGACCTGGCAGTAA
- the AP1G2 gene encoding AP-1 complex subunit gamma-like 2 isoform X2, producing the protein MVASSSSLKLQDLIQEIREAKTQAQEREVIQKECAHIRASFRDGDPLHRHRQLAKLLYVHMLGYPAHFGQMECLKLIASPRFTDKRVGYLGAMLLLDERQDAHLLITNSIKNDLSQGIQAVQGLALCTLSATGSAEMCRDLATEVEKLLLQPSAYVRKKAVLTAVHMIRKVPELSNIFLPPCAQLLHEHHHGVLLGTIMLITELCERSPAALKHFRKMVPQLVHILRTLVTTGYSTEHSISGVSDPFLQVQILRLLRILGRNHEESSETMNDLLAQVATNTDTSRNAGNAVLFETVLTIMDIRSAAGLRVLAVNILGRFLLNSDRNIRYVALTSLLRLVQSDHSAVQRHRPTVVECLREPDGSLSRRALELSLALVNSSNVRAMTQELQGFLESCPPDLQADCASGILLAAERFAPTKRWHIDTTLRVLMTAGTHVRDDAVANLTQLIGGAQELHAYSVRRLYSALAEDISQQPLVQVAAWCIGEYGDLLLEGSCEETEPLQVEEEEVLALLERVLQSHMSLPATRGYALTALMKLSTRLRGDNKAAILEKIPLVERGGSQADEEAKESKETAQLSEAAPVPTEPQASKLLDLLDLLDGPSGDAQHPPPLDPTPGGALIHLLNLPCAPPPPAPIPNLKVFEREGLQLNLSFVRPPGTRTLLLITVTATNTSGGDVTHFICQAAVPKSFQLQLQAPSGDTVPAQGGLPTTQLLRILNPKKAPLRLKLRLTYNHFGQSVQEIFEVNNLPVETWQ; encoded by the exons ATGGAGTGCCTGAAACTGATCGCCTCCCCCAGGTTCACAGACAAGAGGGTGGGCTACCTGGGGGCCATGCTTCTACTGGATGAGAGGCAAGATGCCCACCTGCTCATTACCAACAGCATCAAGAA TGACCTGAGCCAAGGGATTCAGGCTGTACAAGGCCTGGCCCTGTGCACTCTGAGTGCCACGGGCTCTGCTGAGATGTGCCGGGACTTGGCCACTGAGGTGGAGAAACTACTCCTGCAGCCTAGCGCCTATGTGCGCAAGAAG GCTGTTCTGACTGCAGTGCACATGATCCGGAAGGTCCCTGAGCTCTCCaacatcttcctcccaccctgtgCCCAACTGCTTCACGAACACCACCACG GCGTCCTGCTGGGCACCATCATGCTGATCACGGAACTCTGCGAACGAAGCCCTGCGGCCCTCAAGCACTTTCGAAAG ATGGTGCCCCAGCTGGTGCACATCCTCCGGACTCTGGTGACGACGGGATACTCCACAGAACACAGCATATCTGGAGTCAGCGACCCCTTCCTGCAG GTCCAGATACTTCGTCTGCTTCGGATTCTGGGCCGGAACCACGAGGAGAGCAGTGAGACCATGAATGACTTGCTGGCCCAG GTAGCCACGAACACAGACACCAGCCGAAATGCGGGCAACGCGGTCCTGTTTGAGACGGTGCTCACCATCATGGACATCCGCTCTGCAGCGGGCCTGCGG GTTCTAGCTGTCAACATTCTTGGCCGCTTCCTGCTCAACAGTGACAGGAACATTAG GTACGTAGCTCTGACGTCCTTGCTGAGGCTGGTGCAGTCTGATCACAGCGCTGTGCAGCGGCACCGGCCCACCGTGGTGGAATGTCTGCGGGAACCTGATGGCTCCCTCAGCCG GCGGGCCCTGGAACTGAGCCTGGCTCTGGTGAATAGCTCCAACGTGCGAGCCATGACACAGGAGCTGCAGGGTTTTCTGGAGTCCTGCCCCCCTGATCTACAGGCCGACTGTGCCTCAGGCATCCTGCTGGCAGCAGAGAG GTTTGCCCCAACCAAGCGGTGGCACATAGACACCACCCTACGTGTGCTGATGACG GCAGGCACGCATGTGCGTGATGACGCAGTGGCCAACCTGACCCAGCTGATTGGGGGTGCCCAGGAGCTCCATGCCTACTCTGTGCGCCGTCTCTACAGCGCCCTGGCTGAGGACATCTCCCAG CAACCGCTGGTGCAGGTGGCAGCCTGGTGCATCGGGGAATATGGGGACCTCCtgctggaagggagctgtgaggaaactgagcccctgCAG gtggaggaagaggaggtgttGGCACTGCTGGAAAGGGTGCTGCAGTCCCATATGTCCCTGCCGGCCACCCGAGGATATGCCCTCACAGCCCTCATGAAGCTCAGCACCCGGCTCCGTGGGGACAACAA GGCTGCCATCCTGGAAAAGATACCTCTTGTGGAGCGAGGTGGCTCTCAGGCTGAtgaggaagcaaaggaaagcaaagaaacaGCCCAGCTTTCGGAAGCAGCCCCTGTCCCCACAGAACCCCAG GCCTCAAAGCTCTTGGATCTGTTAGATCTCCTGGATGGCCCTTCTGGGGATGCCCAGCACCCTCCCCCTCTGGATCCCACCCCAGGAGGCGCTTTGATACACCTCCTCAATCTTCCCTgtgctcccccaccccctg CTCCCATCCCAAATCTCAAAGTGTTTGAGCGTGAAGGACTACAGCTGAATCTTTCTTTCGTTCGACCCCCTGGAACCCGTACTTTGCTGTTAATCACTGTCACTGCCACCAACACCTCAGGGGGTGATGTCACCCACTTCATCTGCCAGGCCGCTGTGCCCAAG AGTTTCCAGCTGCAGCTACAGGCTCCCAGTGGGGACACAGTTCCAGCTCAGGGTGGCCTTCCGACGACCCAGCTCCTCAGAATCCTCAATCCTAAGAAG GCCCCCTTGCGGCTGAAGCTGCGCCTCACCTACAACCACTTTGGCCAGTCGGTGCAGGAAATCTTTGAGGTGAACAACTTGCCTGTGGAGACCTGGCAGTAA
- the AP1G2 gene encoding AP-1 complex subunit gamma-like 2 isoform X4, protein MVPQLVHILRTLVTTGYSTEHSISGVSDPFLQVQILRLLRILGRNHEESSETMNDLLAQVATNTDTSRNAGNAVLFETVLTIMDIRSAAGLRVLAVNILGRFLLNSDRNIRYVALTSLLRLVQSDHSAVQRHRPTVVECLREPDGSLSRRALELSLALVNSSNVRAMTQELQGFLESCPPDLQADCASGILLAAERFAPTKRWHIDTTLRVLMTAGTHVRDDAVANLTQLIGGAQELHAYSVRRLYSALAEDISQQPLVQVAAWCIGEYGDLLLEGSCEETEPLQVEEEEVLALLERVLQSHMSLPATRGYALTALMKLSTRLRGDNNRIRQVVSVYGSCLDVELQQRAVEYNTLFRKYDHMRAAILEKIPLVERGGSQADEEAKESKETAQLSEAAPVPTEPQASKLLDLLDLLDGPSGDAQHPPPLDPTPGGALIHLLNLPCAPPPPAPIPNLKVFEREGLQLNLSFVRPPGTRTLLLITVTATNTSGGDVTHFICQAAVPKSFQLQLQAPSGDTVPAQGGLPTTQLLRILNPKKAPLRLKLRLTYNHFGQSVQEIFEVNNLPVETWQ, encoded by the exons ATGGTGCCCCAGCTGGTGCACATCCTCCGGACTCTGGTGACGACGGGATACTCCACAGAACACAGCATATCTGGAGTCAGCGACCCCTTCCTGCAG GTCCAGATACTTCGTCTGCTTCGGATTCTGGGCCGGAACCACGAGGAGAGCAGTGAGACCATGAATGACTTGCTGGCCCAG GTAGCCACGAACACAGACACCAGCCGAAATGCGGGCAACGCGGTCCTGTTTGAGACGGTGCTCACCATCATGGACATCCGCTCTGCAGCGGGCCTGCGG GTTCTAGCTGTCAACATTCTTGGCCGCTTCCTGCTCAACAGTGACAGGAACATTAG GTACGTAGCTCTGACGTCCTTGCTGAGGCTGGTGCAGTCTGATCACAGCGCTGTGCAGCGGCACCGGCCCACCGTGGTGGAATGTCTGCGGGAACCTGATGGCTCCCTCAGCCG GCGGGCCCTGGAACTGAGCCTGGCTCTGGTGAATAGCTCCAACGTGCGAGCCATGACACAGGAGCTGCAGGGTTTTCTGGAGTCCTGCCCCCCTGATCTACAGGCCGACTGTGCCTCAGGCATCCTGCTGGCAGCAGAGAG GTTTGCCCCAACCAAGCGGTGGCACATAGACACCACCCTACGTGTGCTGATGACG GCAGGCACGCATGTGCGTGATGACGCAGTGGCCAACCTGACCCAGCTGATTGGGGGTGCCCAGGAGCTCCATGCCTACTCTGTGCGCCGTCTCTACAGCGCCCTGGCTGAGGACATCTCCCAG CAACCGCTGGTGCAGGTGGCAGCCTGGTGCATCGGGGAATATGGGGACCTCCtgctggaagggagctgtgaggaaactgagcccctgCAG gtggaggaagaggaggtgttGGCACTGCTGGAAAGGGTGCTGCAGTCCCATATGTCCCTGCCGGCCACCCGAGGATATGCCCTCACAGCCCTCATGAAGCTCAGCACCCGGCTCCGTGGGGACAACAA CCGCATCCGCCAGGTTGTGTCTGTCTACGGGAGCTGCCTGGACGTGGAGTTGCAGCAGCGGGCGGTGGAGTATAACACCCTCTTCCGAAAGTACGACCACATGAG GGCTGCCATCCTGGAAAAGATACCTCTTGTGGAGCGAGGTGGCTCTCAGGCTGAtgaggaagcaaaggaaagcaaagaaacaGCCCAGCTTTCGGAAGCAGCCCCTGTCCCCACAGAACCCCAG GCCTCAAAGCTCTTGGATCTGTTAGATCTCCTGGATGGCCCTTCTGGGGATGCCCAGCACCCTCCCCCTCTGGATCCCACCCCAGGAGGCGCTTTGATACACCTCCTCAATCTTCCCTgtgctcccccaccccctg CTCCCATCCCAAATCTCAAAGTGTTTGAGCGTGAAGGACTACAGCTGAATCTTTCTTTCGTTCGACCCCCTGGAACCCGTACTTTGCTGTTAATCACTGTCACTGCCACCAACACCTCAGGGGGTGATGTCACCCACTTCATCTGCCAGGCCGCTGTGCCCAAG AGTTTCCAGCTGCAGCTACAGGCTCCCAGTGGGGACACAGTTCCAGCTCAGGGTGGCCTTCCGACGACCCAGCTCCTCAGAATCCTCAATCCTAAGAAG GCCCCCTTGCGGCTGAAGCTGCGCCTCACCTACAACCACTTTGGCCAGTCGGTGCAGGAAATCTTTGAGGTGAACAACTTGCCTGTGGAGACCTGGCAGTAA